A window of Rhodococcus sp. SGAir0479 contains these coding sequences:
- a CDS encoding NUDIX hydrolase, producing MSSDKPHPDNSTTDKPVKANIFAAGAVLWRKSPSNPYEIEIALIHRPRYDDWSFPKGKLDPGETAIVAAVREIREETGIDAQLGRHLSGVTYPIPGHRKLKRVEYWAAEAVSGRFEPNDEVDEMLWLPLDRVAEQLSYPMDRTILRRFAQLPPDTTTVLLVRHAKAGSRKKYTGDDNLRPLETKGRLQAEALVPQLQAFGASDVCSADRTRCVQTVEPLAEALSVPVRIEPLLSEEGYAADPSGARARARKIAALGGVQVICSQGGVIPDLLEWWADRDGVTLPPARNRKASTWVLSMSGGRLVAADHIDSPLPVVRAAN from the coding sequence TTGAGTTCAGACAAGCCGCACCCCGACAATTCGACGACCGACAAACCTGTCAAAGCAAACATTTTCGCGGCCGGCGCCGTTCTGTGGCGGAAGTCTCCCTCGAATCCCTATGAGATCGAAATCGCCCTGATTCACCGACCGCGGTATGACGACTGGTCGTTCCCCAAGGGAAAACTCGATCCGGGGGAAACGGCGATTGTCGCCGCGGTTCGCGAGATCCGGGAGGAAACCGGAATCGACGCGCAATTGGGCCGTCATCTCTCAGGTGTGACATATCCGATACCTGGGCACCGCAAGCTCAAGCGGGTCGAATACTGGGCGGCAGAGGCGGTCTCGGGACGTTTCGAGCCGAACGACGAAGTGGACGAGATGCTGTGGCTGCCGCTCGATCGCGTCGCCGAGCAACTCTCGTATCCGATGGATCGGACCATTCTCAGGCGATTCGCGCAGCTGCCGCCGGATACCACGACGGTGCTGCTCGTTCGGCACGCGAAGGCCGGGAGCCGTAAGAAGTACACCGGAGACGACAACCTCCGGCCACTCGAGACCAAGGGGCGGCTCCAGGCGGAAGCGCTCGTCCCCCAACTGCAGGCTTTCGGCGCGAGCGATGTCTGCTCGGCCGACCGCACGCGGTGCGTCCAGACGGTCGAACCGCTCGCCGAGGCGCTCTCGGTACCGGTCCGGATCGAGCCCCTGCTGTCGGAGGAGGGCTATGCCGCGGACCCGTCCGGAGCACGTGCCCGGGCCCGCAAGATCGCCGCGCTGGGCGGCGTCCAGGTGATCTGCAGCCAGGGCGGTGTCATCCCGGATCTGCTGGAGTGGTGGGCCGATCGTGACGGGGTGACACTGCCGCCGGCACGAAACCGCAAGGCCAGCACGTGGGTTCTGTCGATGTCGGGCGGGCGCCTCGTGGCGGCCGATCACATCGACAGCCCCTTGCCGGTCGTTCGCGCCGCGAACTGA
- a CDS encoding HU family DNA-binding protein, protein MNKAELIDVLTEKLGTDRRTATEAVEHVVDTIVRAVHAGESVTITGFGVFEQRRRAARVARNPRTGETVKVKPTSVPAFRPGAQFKALIAGGQKLPASGPAVKRGAAEPVKKAAAKKTAAKKTAAKKTAAKKTAAKAPAKTAAKKTTATKAPAKTAAKKTATKTVAKKTTATKAPAKTAAKKTTATKAPAKTAAKKTTAAKKTTATKAPAKTAAKKTAAKAPAKTAAKKTTAAKKTTAAKKAPAKRGARK, encoded by the coding sequence ATGAACAAGGCAGAGCTCATCGATGTTCTGACCGAGAAGCTCGGCACTGATCGGCGCACCGCCACCGAGGCCGTCGAGCACGTCGTCGACACCATCGTGCGTGCCGTTCACGCCGGAGAGAGCGTCACCATCACCGGTTTCGGCGTCTTCGAGCAGCGCCGCCGCGCCGCCCGCGTCGCTCGCAACCCGCGTACGGGTGAGACCGTCAAGGTCAAGCCGACGTCGGTGCCGGCCTTCCGTCCGGGCGCTCAGTTCAAGGCGCTCATCGCCGGTGGCCAGAAGCTCCCGGCCAGCGGTCCGGCCGTCAAGCGCGGCGCTGCCGAGCCCGTGAAGAAGGCTGCCGCCAAGAAGACGGCCGCCAAGAAGACCGCGGCCAAGAAGACTGCCGCGAAGAAGACTGCGGCCAAGGCTCCGGCCAAGACCGCGGCCAAGAAGACCACGGCGACCAAGGCTCCGGCCAAGACCGCAGCGAAGAAGACCGCCACCAAGACCGTCGCCAAGAAGACCACGGCGACCAAGGCTCCGGCCAAGACCGCGGCGAAGAAGACCACGGCGACCAAGGCTCCGGCCAAGACCGCGGCGAAGAAGACCACTGCGGCCAAGAAGACCACTGCGACCAAGGCTCCCGCCAAGACCGCAGCCAAGAAGACTGCGGCCAAGGCTCCCGCCAAGACCGCAGCGAAGAAGACCACCGCCGCCAAGAAGACCACGGCGGCCAAGAAGGCTCCGGCCAAGCGCGGCGCCCGCAAGTGA
- the leuD gene encoding 3-isopropylmalate dehydratase small subunit: MEAFTTHKGIGVPLRRSNVDTDQIIPAVYLKRVTRTGFEDGLFAAWRNDPEFILNVEPYDKGTVLVAGPDFGTGSSREHAVWALSDFGFRVVIASRFADIFRGNAGKAGLLAAQVDQNDVELLWKLLDEQPGLELVVNLEDKTVTAGTTVVRFEIDDYTRWRLLEGLDDIGLTLRQVDAISEFEKSRPSWKPTTLPARVANDI, translated from the coding sequence ATGGAAGCCTTTACCACCCATAAGGGAATCGGTGTTCCGCTGCGCCGCTCCAATGTGGACACCGACCAGATCATCCCGGCCGTCTACCTGAAGCGGGTGACCCGCACCGGCTTCGAGGACGGGCTCTTCGCGGCATGGCGGAACGACCCGGAGTTCATCCTTAACGTCGAGCCGTACGACAAGGGAACGGTTCTCGTGGCCGGGCCGGACTTCGGTACCGGTTCGTCCCGCGAGCACGCAGTCTGGGCGCTGTCGGACTTCGGATTCCGGGTCGTGATCGCATCGCGCTTCGCCGACATCTTCCGGGGCAACGCCGGCAAGGCCGGTCTGCTCGCCGCGCAGGTCGACCAGAACGACGTCGAGCTGCTGTGGAAGTTGCTCGACGAGCAGCCGGGCCTGGAATTGGTCGTGAACCTCGAGGACAAGACCGTGACCGCCGGAACGACGGTGGTGCGCTTCGAAATTGACGACTACACGCGGTGGCGCCTGCTCGAGGGCCTGGACGACATCGGACTCACGTTGCGCCAGGTGGACGCGATTTCGGAGTTCGAAAAGTCAAGGCCGTCATGGAAACCTACGACGCTTCCGGCGCGAGTCGCGAACGACATTTGA
- the leuC gene encoding 3-isopropylmalate dehydratase large subunit, protein MAHRGRTLAEKVWDEHVVVRGEGEGAAQKPDLIYIDLHLVHEVTSPQAFDGLRLAGRKLRRPDLTIATEDHNVPTVDIDKPIADPVSRTQVETLRKNCEEFGVRLHPMGDLDQGIVHVVGPQLGLTQPGMTVVCGDSHTSTHGAFGALAMGIGTSEVEHVMATQTLSLRPFKTMAVTVDGELAPGVTSKDLILAVIAKIGTGGGQGYVIEYRGEAIRKLSMEARMTICNMSIEAGARAGMIAPDDITYEFIKGRPHAPQGADWDAAVAAWNELRTDDDAVFDTEVHIDGASLTPFVTWGTNPGQGAPLGDAVPDPADFADESERLAAEKALAYMGLEAGTPLREVAVDTVFVGSCTNGRIEDLRAVANVLKGRRVADGVRMLIVPGSMRVRAQAEEEGLGEIFTTAGAEWRQAGCSMCLGMNPDQLAPGERSASTSNRNFEGRQGKGGRTHLVSPAVAAATAVRGTLAAPADLALGSRN, encoded by the coding sequence ATGGCTCACAGAGGACGCACTCTGGCCGAGAAGGTGTGGGACGAGCACGTTGTCGTGCGCGGAGAGGGTGAGGGTGCGGCGCAGAAGCCGGACCTGATCTACATCGACCTGCACCTCGTGCACGAGGTGACCAGCCCCCAGGCCTTCGACGGGCTGCGGCTCGCCGGCCGCAAGCTGCGCCGGCCGGACCTGACGATCGCCACCGAGGACCACAACGTCCCGACGGTCGACATCGACAAGCCGATCGCCGACCCGGTCTCGCGCACGCAGGTCGAGACCCTGCGCAAGAACTGCGAGGAGTTCGGCGTCCGGCTGCACCCGATGGGTGACCTCGACCAGGGCATCGTGCACGTCGTCGGTCCCCAGCTGGGTCTGACGCAGCCCGGGATGACGGTGGTCTGCGGTGACAGCCACACCTCCACGCACGGCGCCTTCGGCGCTCTCGCAATGGGAATCGGCACCAGTGAGGTCGAGCACGTGATGGCGACGCAGACGCTGTCGCTGCGTCCGTTCAAGACCATGGCGGTCACCGTCGACGGTGAGTTGGCTCCCGGCGTCACGAGCAAGGACCTCATCCTCGCGGTCATCGCGAAGATCGGTACCGGTGGCGGACAGGGGTACGTGATCGAGTACCGCGGTGAGGCCATCCGGAAGCTGTCGATGGAAGCCCGGATGACGATCTGCAACATGTCGATCGAGGCCGGCGCCCGGGCCGGCATGATCGCGCCCGACGACATCACGTACGAGTTCATCAAGGGCCGTCCGCACGCACCGCAGGGAGCCGACTGGGATGCCGCGGTGGCCGCGTGGAACGAGTTGCGGACCGACGACGACGCGGTCTTCGACACCGAGGTGCACATCGACGGCGCGTCCCTGACCCCGTTCGTGACGTGGGGAACCAATCCCGGCCAGGGTGCTCCGCTGGGGGACGCGGTGCCCGATCCGGCCGATTTCGCCGACGAGAGCGAACGATTGGCTGCGGAGAAGGCTCTGGCCTACATGGGTCTGGAGGCCGGTACTCCGCTGCGCGAGGTCGCGGTGGACACCGTCTTCGTCGGGTCGTGCACCAACGGACGTATCGAGGATCTGCGTGCTGTCGCAAACGTTCTGAAGGGGCGCCGCGTCGCCGACGGGGTCCGGATGCTCATCGTTCCGGGTTCGATGCGCGTGCGCGCGCAGGCGGAGGAGGAGGGTCTCGGTGAGATCTTCACCACGGCCGGGGCGGAGTGGCGGCAGGCCGGCTGCTCGATGTGTCTGGGAATGAACCCGGATCAGTTGGCTCCGGGCGAGCGTTCCGCGTCGACGTCCAATCGTAATTTCGAAGGCCGCCAAGGAAAGGGCGGTCGTACGCACCTCGTCTCGCCCGCAGTGGCGGCGGCGACCGCGGTCCGGGGCACGCTGGCGGCACCGGCAGACCTGGCACTGGGCTCGAGGAACTAG
- a CDS encoding IclR family transcriptional regulator yields MRQHSGIGVLDKAMGVLHAVAEQPCSLTELCNRTGLPRATAHRLAVGLEVHRLLTRDNDGLWCPGPGLSELAASATDPLVDAAALVLPRLREITGESVQLYRREGTQRVCVAAMEPPTGLRDTVLVGARLPMTAGSGAKVLLAWADPQTQRAILPDASFGERVLVEVRRRGWAQSAAEREQGVASVAAPVRDAAGNVVAAISVSGPIDRMGRRPGARWAADLLAAAEALHKRL; encoded by the coding sequence ATGAGACAGCATAGCGGCATCGGGGTACTCGACAAAGCAATGGGCGTACTCCACGCAGTGGCCGAACAGCCCTGCAGCCTCACCGAACTGTGCAACCGGACGGGGCTGCCGCGGGCCACGGCACACCGGCTCGCGGTGGGACTCGAGGTCCACCGTCTCCTCACTCGCGACAACGACGGTCTGTGGTGCCCCGGACCCGGCCTGAGCGAACTGGCGGCCAGCGCCACCGACCCGCTCGTCGACGCGGCCGCCCTGGTGCTCCCCCGCCTACGCGAGATCACCGGCGAGAGCGTGCAGCTGTACCGACGCGAGGGCACCCAGCGGGTGTGTGTGGCGGCCATGGAGCCGCCGACCGGCCTCCGGGACACCGTTCTCGTCGGCGCGCGCCTGCCGATGACCGCGGGCTCGGGCGCCAAGGTTCTGCTCGCGTGGGCGGATCCTCAGACCCAGAGAGCAATTCTGCCCGACGCCTCGTTCGGCGAACGGGTGCTGGTCGAGGTTCGGCGTCGCGGCTGGGCGCAGAGCGCCGCCGAGCGCGAACAGGGCGTCGCGAGCGTCGCCGCGCCGGTGCGCGATGCCGCCGGCAACGTCGTCGCCGCCATCTCCGTCTCGGGTCCGATCGACCGTATGGGCCGACGTCCGGGTGCGCGTTGGGCCGCCGATCTCCTCGCAGCCGCGGAGGCACTGCACAAACGCCTGTGA
- a CDS encoding pyridoxamine 5'-phosphate oxidase family protein: MGTNQRGQIRMTEDEITRFVERSRVSTMATVGPGGMPHLVAMWYAVIDGELWFETKAKSQKAVNLRRDGRLTMMIEDGDTYDTLRGVSIEGRGEIVDDPEALFKVGISIWERYTGPYSEDVKPAVEMMLHKRIAVRVVPERVRSWDHRKLGLPAMPVGGSTAAYL; this comes from the coding sequence GTGGGGACGAATCAGCGCGGACAGATCAGGATGACCGAGGACGAGATCACCCGATTCGTCGAACGCAGTCGCGTTTCGACGATGGCGACGGTCGGCCCCGGCGGCATGCCGCACCTCGTCGCGATGTGGTACGCCGTCATCGACGGTGAGTTGTGGTTCGAGACCAAGGCGAAGTCCCAGAAGGCGGTCAATCTGCGCCGTGACGGCCGGCTCACCATGATGATCGAGGACGGCGACACCTACGACACCCTCCGTGGCGTTTCCATCGAGGGCCGTGGCGAGATCGTCGACGACCCCGAGGCTCTCTTCAAGGTCGGCATCAGCATCTGGGAGCGCTACACCGGCCCGTACTCCGAGGACGTCAAGCCCGCAGTCGAGATGATGCTGCACAAGCGGATTGCCGTCCGCGTCGTGCCCGAGCGCGTCCGCTCGTGGGACCACCGGAAGCTCGGGCTGCCCGCGATGCCGGTCGGCGGATCCACGGCCGCTTACCTGTAG
- a CDS encoding DUF5302 domain-containing protein: MAEPGSENIKRQFREALDRKNHARTAATAHLDGQSKVHDAHGSADHKRQFRRKSG, from the coding sequence GTGGCCGAACCCGGGTCCGAGAACATCAAACGTCAGTTCCGCGAGGCGCTCGATCGCAAGAATCACGCACGCACCGCCGCGACCGCCCATCTGGACGGACAGTCCAAGGTGCACGACGCCCACGGCAGCGCCGACCACAAACGGCAGTTCCGCCGCAAGAGTGGTTAG